The genomic window GCGCCAAAGGGGCTTGATCGAGATGCAAAGTCATCGGCGAAACCATACGATTGTCAGGTCTTCCCGCTCGGAGATGACCCTGATTTGGAAAGTGGACCGGCGCCGCACAGAGACGGCGCCGGTCCGCTGACATGCGGGAGATGCGGTCAGGGAAGGATGGGCTGAATGACCACCAGATCCTTGTCCTGGGGATAACGGGCTTCGACGTCGGCTTTGTCCATGCCGAGTTCGTCCCATATCTGCGGACCCCAGCGCTTCTCAGCGGCGGCAACGCCATTGCCACGTACGGCCAGCCAAGCATCGGTGTAAAGCGCGGACGGAAATTCCTCGGCGCCGCCGAGCTTTTCAACCAGCACCTCGGCCGCCGTGCTGCCGATGGTCGGCACGTCCTGAACGACGGTGGCCACAAACGGGCTGTTTTCATCGAGCAGCATCTGGAAGCCGATCCGGTCGCCGTCAATGGACGCAGCCTTGATCTCGGTGCGGCCGTTGCGGCGGATCGCTTCAACGGCGCCGGAGGTCAGAAGGTCGTACGCGCCCCAGACCGCGGCGATGCTGCCGGGAGCCGGGTTGGCGGTCAGCAGGTCTTCCATCTGCGTCTGGACGCGGGCAACGGAATGCTCGGTCGGGACCTCGTGCAGGGTCACCTGAGGATAGTCCGCGGCAACCGCCTCGAGAACGCGCTT from Martelella sp. NC20 includes these protein-coding regions:
- a CDS encoding substrate-binding domain-containing protein; translation: MKVSLFHAIAVAATMAILPLQAGAQELSGKKIGIAAREITNDYNRDIIAGAREVLEGAGAEIVVTDGGGDPRQHNENIENLVNSGVAGIIVQLGDAQQLAPVVAKANDAGIPVVTTSVGATTAGALADVGGDDALMSAMMSRALLSSIDYKGDVYVFWVPGAPLLETRKRVLEAVAADYPQVTLHEVPTEHSVARVQTQMEDLLTANPAPGSIAAVWGAYDLLTSGAVEAIRRNGRTEIKAASIDGDRIGFQMLLDENSPFVATVVQDVPTIGSTAAEVLVEKLGGAEEFPSALYTDAWLAVRGNGVAAAEKRWGPQIWDELGMDKADVEARYPQDKDLVVIQPILP